One Leptospira wolbachii serovar Codice str. CDC genomic region harbors:
- a CDS encoding SpoIIE family protein phosphatase has protein sequence MFTETRPSYNPYEISRESHEILDSLSSVILSPASGDFFQTRVLRLAHVFHLSTVWIAEWKKETSQFQTMALVHLGELSAPKSYNGKIAPCSEVIESKSFFHTLSLEDRYPGFESVLSVKGGHYLGYPLKSRSGEIIGVIAILNRKQIPHLDRVIRILELLSVRTAQELERRKSDTYISHAIESVYALSHSLKEIHRLTTSHFESIEDLFSGYLKTGLQLFHFPVGIISQVKQDKYKILKVEGDTKGLEQGDSFRVVDTFFSKANQTRKTVFYEDIFSSEENLQKTPFFKELGFVKSIEVPILIDGKVEGSIGFFSEEVGGIPIENHFIEVIEVMSRSIAYEIEKREAAEELKKIKLHQDGDYYLTSLLVKPLGGTTIESTNVKIEFLTKQKKEFSFQGKQGEIGGDLSVAHTILLRGKKHTVFINADAMGKSLQGAAGALVLGAVFRSIIERTKNREEYQTRYPEQWLREVFDELNKTFESFDYTMLVSLILGLVEDKSGLLYFVNAEHPHIILYRDGIASFIKTKYSYLKIGATLPQERFAINIFQLQKGDVLFGGSDGKDDILVHGACSGEHFLNTDEKLFLEHVRRREGDLSGIVRSIQQTGDLTDDLSLFRLEFSPETENHEINILNQEGLEQITKFKQEIRKGNLIAAQTLLESAYELNDRNLEVLQSLVKFRIANKEYEQAIKYGEEYLSLKADSNHILLSLSFAYQKLGKINKAIEYSERLILREPQNLKNTTHLAVLYGKKGEFEKAKEFLDFAIESTTDKIQLEKLEKYLARIEHVHAKQKRKLLLE, from the coding sequence ATGTTTACAGAAACTAGACCCAGTTACAACCCCTACGAAATTTCCAGAGAGTCCCATGAGATTTTAGATTCTCTCTCTTCTGTCATTTTATCTCCCGCTTCTGGCGATTTTTTCCAAACCCGGGTGTTAAGGCTTGCCCATGTCTTCCACCTATCAACTGTTTGGATAGCAGAGTGGAAAAAAGAAACCTCCCAATTTCAAACTATGGCTTTGGTTCATTTGGGGGAACTCTCTGCACCCAAATCTTATAATGGCAAAATTGCTCCTTGTTCTGAAGTCATCGAATCAAAGTCTTTTTTCCATACCTTAAGCCTGGAAGATCGGTATCCAGGTTTCGAATCAGTTTTATCTGTCAAAGGAGGTCATTATCTAGGGTATCCTTTGAAATCTAGATCGGGAGAAATCATTGGAGTCATCGCCATTCTCAATCGAAAACAAATCCCACATCTCGACCGAGTGATTCGAATTTTAGAATTACTCTCTGTAAGAACGGCGCAGGAATTGGAGAGACGAAAATCTGATACATATATTTCTCATGCTATCGAATCTGTATATGCACTCAGTCATTCCCTAAAAGAAATTCACAGGTTAACAACTTCCCATTTCGAATCCATTGAAGATTTATTTTCAGGTTATCTCAAAACTGGATTACAGTTATTCCATTTTCCTGTGGGGATCATAAGCCAGGTCAAACAAGACAAATACAAAATTTTAAAAGTTGAAGGAGATACAAAAGGACTGGAACAGGGAGATAGTTTTCGAGTGGTTGATACATTTTTTTCGAAAGCAAATCAAACTAGGAAAACAGTTTTCTATGAAGATATTTTTTCTTCGGAAGAAAACCTACAAAAAACTCCGTTTTTTAAAGAGTTAGGATTCGTAAAATCCATCGAAGTTCCTATTCTCATTGATGGTAAAGTGGAAGGATCCATCGGATTTTTCTCTGAAGAAGTGGGAGGAATCCCGATTGAAAATCATTTTATAGAAGTGATTGAGGTGATGAGCCGAAGTATCGCTTATGAAATTGAAAAGAGAGAAGCGGCTGAAGAACTCAAAAAAATCAAACTCCACCAAGATGGAGATTATTATTTAACTTCTCTACTTGTGAAACCTTTGGGGGGAACAACAATCGAAAGTACAAATGTTAAAATTGAGTTTTTAACCAAACAAAAGAAGGAATTTTCGTTCCAAGGGAAACAGGGAGAAATTGGTGGAGATCTTTCTGTAGCTCATACGATCCTCTTACGAGGAAAAAAACACACTGTCTTTATCAATGCAGATGCTATGGGTAAATCTCTCCAAGGTGCTGCTGGAGCTTTGGTACTCGGAGCTGTATTTCGCTCTATTATAGAAAGGACAAAAAACAGAGAAGAATACCAAACCAGATATCCCGAACAGTGGTTACGTGAAGTATTTGATGAACTAAACAAAACATTCGAAAGTTTTGATTATACCATGCTTGTGTCACTAATTCTTGGTTTGGTAGAAGATAAGTCGGGTTTATTGTATTTCGTAAATGCAGAACACCCGCATATAATTTTATATAGGGATGGAATTGCCAGTTTTATCAAAACTAAATACAGTTATCTTAAAATTGGTGCCACCCTTCCCCAAGAACGATTTGCGATTAATATTTTTCAATTACAAAAAGGAGATGTTCTCTTTGGTGGATCAGATGGAAAAGATGATATCTTAGTTCATGGTGCTTGCAGCGGAGAACATTTTCTCAATACAGATGAAAAGTTATTTTTAGAGCATGTAAGAAGGAGAGAAGGAGATCTTTCGGGAATTGTTCGCTCCATCCAACAAACAGGTGACCTTACGGACGATTTGTCCCTTTTTCGATTGGAATTTAGTCCGGAGACAGAGAACCACGAAATAAACATTCTAAACCAAGAAGGTTTAGAACAAATCACCAAATTCAAACAAGAAATTCGAAAAGGAAACTTAATAGCAGCACAAACTCTTTTAGAAAGTGCTTATGAACTGAATGACCGTAACTTAGAAGTTTTACAAAGTTTGGTAAAATTTAGAATTGCAAATAAGGAGTATGAACAAGCCATAAAATATGGGGAAGAGTATTTATCTTTAAAAGCAGATAGCAATCATATACTGTTATCCTTATCCTTTGCGTATCAAAAGTTAGGGAAAATAAACAAGGCAATTGAATATTCAGAAAGACTCATCCTTCGAGAACCGCAAAATCTAAAAAATACAACTCATTTGGCTGTATTGTATGGTAAAAAGGGAGAGTTCGAAAAGGCGAAGGAATTTTTAGACTTTGCCATCGAATCCACAACAGACAAAATCCAATTGGAAAAATTAGAAAAGTATCTGGCGCGGATTGAACATGTTCATGCCAAACAAAAAAGAAAACTTCTATTGGAATAA
- a CDS encoding Smr/MutS family protein, with amino-acid sequence MRTIYIRKLRFEEARIKLEREIHDAYMDGETYVEILHGIGEGILRRMAIDYVATCDFLKLVETDPMFRSNPGATIVEILAPSKEYINRLKS; translated from the coding sequence GTGCGTACCATCTACATCCGCAAACTCCGATTCGAAGAAGCTCGCATCAAATTAGAGCGAGAAATTCATGATGCCTATATGGATGGGGAAACCTATGTGGAGATTCTGCATGGAATCGGGGAAGGAATTCTTCGGCGAATGGCGATTGACTACGTAGCGACCTGCGATTTCCTGAAATTAGTGGAGACCGATCCGATGTTTCGGTCCAATCCGGGCGCAACGATTGTGGAAATTCTCGCACCGTCCAAAGAATACATCAACCGATTGAAATCATGA
- a CDS encoding YqaA family protein has product MTKEKETSINLRNLIFQTILSIVIVLVIVFGLAFFFRTELLGFSEHFVRIFGYWGLFFGMILSDSLPAFVPPDAFLMLAITGEMDPLFTILSMSFGSILGGTLAYFIGLYLIPKFHLGRQMVLHYEDKLLPYLRKYGFGAVVLSALTPIPYSWMAYTVGTFKMRYSLFLFGSLFRFVRVTVYFYAMYLGWITGG; this is encoded by the coding sequence ATGACAAAAGAAAAAGAAACTTCCATCAACCTTCGTAACCTAATCTTTCAAACCATTCTTTCGATTGTTATTGTTCTTGTGATTGTATTCGGATTAGCATTTTTTTTTCGCACAGAACTTCTTGGGTTTAGTGAACACTTTGTCCGAATTTTTGGATATTGGGGACTTTTTTTCGGAATGATCCTTTCGGACAGCCTCCCTGCTTTTGTTCCACCCGACGCCTTTCTTATGTTAGCAATCACAGGGGAGATGGATCCACTTTTCACCATCCTTTCTATGTCCTTCGGAAGTATTCTTGGGGGAACTCTTGCTTATTTTATCGGATTGTATCTCATCCCAAAATTTCATTTGGGAAGGCAGATGGTTTTGCACTATGAAGACAAACTCCTTCCTTATCTTCGCAAATACGGTTTTGGGGCTGTGGTTTTAAGTGCTCTTACACCAATTCCGTATTCTTGGATGGCCTATACTGTGGGAACATTTAAGATGCGTTATTCGCTATTTTTGTTTGGTTCCCTCTTTCGTTTTGTTCGTGTCACCGTTTATTTTTACGCTATGTATCTAGGATGGATCACCGGAGGATAG
- a CDS encoding response regulator has translation MNITQLQHEKNAILCVDDEPILLLSLVQELKREIGGSYTYETAQNPEEAMEVIDDLCNSGVEVILILSDWLMPGMRGDEFLIQVHQKYPHIKSILISGHADRDAINRVKEEAKTYAIFSKPWNTRELLDAVRFCCNLT, from the coding sequence TTGAATATTACGCAACTACAACATGAGAAAAACGCAATCCTATGTGTTGATGATGAACCTATTCTTCTTCTTTCCCTCGTACAAGAACTAAAACGGGAGATCGGCGGAAGTTATACGTACGAAACTGCCCAAAATCCTGAAGAAGCTATGGAAGTCATCGATGATCTTTGTAATTCGGGAGTGGAAGTGATTCTCATTCTTTCCGATTGGCTGATGCCAGGGATGCGTGGGGACGAATTTCTCATCCAAGTCCACCAAAAATACCCTCATATCAAATCCATTCTGATTTCCGGCCATGCGGATCGAGACGCTATCAACCGAGTGAAAGAAGAAGCCAAAACTTATGCCATTTTCTCCAAACCTTGGAACACCAGAGAACTTCTAGATGCAGTTCGTTTCTGTTGCAATTTGACCTAA
- the mutY gene encoding A/G-specific adenine glycosylase, whose protein sequence is MIPQKKLHDWYQIHKRDLPFRKKKQAYPIWVSEVMLQQTRVNAMLPLYESFIKRFPTPESLASAEEAEVLAHWKGLGYYSRARNLRKAAIFLVQNYNGSFPKDLTSVLKLPGIGNYTARAVLSIAYDLPLAVLDGNVKRVLSRYYGYSENILTSKADIDLQKLADGFLNLDHPGDHNQAVMELGSTICLPESPKCLLCPLTDSCFARIHQMTSEIPLRVKDKKQIQLTAEILVFFYKKDILLVREPKMRFLKEMFHLPYGFTGEIPAEAYEPTSLFLALRKSLLGPDPKTIGQFKHTITHHKMNFSVLTSQLEEKSRVETLAKEFAVESKWVTLSTLDSEFPSSLASKVKKFLLYLEP, encoded by the coding sequence TTGATACCTCAAAAAAAACTACACGACTGGTACCAAATTCATAAAAGGGACCTCCCGTTTCGAAAGAAAAAACAAGCCTACCCTATCTGGGTTTCCGAAGTGATGCTTCAGCAAACTCGCGTTAACGCAATGCTTCCTTTGTATGAATCGTTTATCAAACGATTTCCCACTCCAGAATCTTTAGCTTCCGCAGAAGAGGCGGAGGTGCTTGCCCATTGGAAAGGACTCGGTTATTATAGCCGGGCTCGCAATCTAAGAAAGGCCGCCATTTTTTTAGTTCAAAATTACAACGGATCTTTTCCAAAAGATCTGACCTCTGTTTTGAAACTTCCAGGAATTGGAAATTATACAGCAAGGGCTGTTCTCTCCATCGCTTATGATCTGCCTCTTGCTGTTTTGGATGGGAACGTAAAACGAGTTTTATCTCGTTATTATGGATACTCAGAGAATATTTTAACCTCAAAAGCCGACATCGACTTACAAAAATTAGCTGATGGTTTTTTAAACTTAGATCATCCCGGAGACCACAACCAAGCAGTGATGGAACTTGGGTCCACAATTTGTCTCCCAGAGTCACCTAAGTGTTTGTTATGTCCTCTGACCGATTCTTGTTTTGCAAGAATCCACCAAATGACCTCCGAGATTCCGCTGAGAGTAAAGGACAAAAAACAAATCCAACTCACAGCTGAGATTTTAGTATTTTTCTACAAGAAAGACATCCTTCTTGTGCGAGAACCTAAGATGCGTTTTTTGAAAGAAATGTTCCATCTACCTTATGGATTTACTGGAGAAATTCCTGCCGAAGCGTATGAACCCACCTCCTTATTTTTAGCCTTAAGAAAATCTTTGTTGGGCCCAGATCCAAAAACGATCGGGCAGTTCAAACATACGATCACTCATCACAAAATGAATTTTTCCGTTCTCACTTCTCAATTAGAAGAGAAGTCCCGAGTCGAAACTCTGGCTAAGGAATTTGCTGTAGAAAGTAAGTGGGTCACTCTCTCCACTTTGGATTCTGAATTTCCCTCCTCCCTTGCGTCTAAGGTAAAAAAGTTTTTGCTTTACTTAGAACCATAG
- the pth gene encoding aminoacyl-tRNA hydrolase → MIHFLIVGLGNPGDKYKNTRHNIGFMVLDALAASFNVSFKDSKKYMETTYTWEGDKVHLLKPLEFMNLSGKSTQTLANLYKIPPSQILVIQDEVDLPFGKIKNKIGGGTAGHNGLKDIVAKLGSQEFHRLRFGVGKPEKGGMEVADFVLQNFNSEERNQLDTLIKESTAKVEDWIRTNRNLIRKENGT, encoded by the coding sequence ATGATTCATTTTCTCATTGTTGGCCTTGGGAATCCAGGGGATAAATACAAGAACACTCGCCATAACATTGGTTTTATGGTTTTGGATGCATTGGCTGCAAGTTTCAACGTTTCGTTTAAAGATTCAAAAAAGTATATGGAAACTACTTATACTTGGGAAGGAGACAAAGTGCATCTTCTCAAACCTCTTGAGTTTATGAATCTTTCTGGAAAATCCACACAAACCCTTGCCAATTTGTATAAAATCCCTCCTTCCCAAATTCTTGTGATCCAAGACGAAGTGGATCTACCTTTCGGTAAGATAAAAAATAAAATTGGAGGCGGAACTGCCGGTCATAATGGACTAAAAGATATAGTCGCAAAGTTGGGTTCACAAGAGTTTCACCGATTGCGATTTGGTGTGGGAAAACCGGAGAAGGGGGGAATGGAAGTGGCCGACTTTGTATTACAAAATTTCAATTCAGAAGAACGCAATCAGTTGGATACTCTCATCAAAGAATCTACTGCCAAAGTAGAGGATTGGATCCGAACCAACCGAAATCTTATCCGTAAAGAGAATGGAACTTAG
- a CDS encoding sensor histidine kinase: protein MVEIIVWIELVISNIPLPILEVWGRFSFLLGSIISVFAFTGFTFRNGKTFRISREVWNWNLTSFYWFLITFVTIFLTGYLGSSIVLIPGAQTLESLKDLSVFLCLNFFGYPALLAVPFAYGLSDLIEGVPPEFLWDWLPGYFINPSLFWLSYQMIGKSPDFRKFRIWVYYFLFVLLFLFLEPFLWGYLCSEQFGAEISYHTISSALLFTTGITWILAPFVMLVTFPVVRRFGLFWAEVPGQVKEVTLSDPQIIWKSGPKMDPFQTESDLRSGISLQLFIVTPFVCLVLVLVGFTAYITLKNAEESAFQMVEVLHRQWSKNIGLSLDRYLSLGPSTNKEVSDDSSLGKVLDDSKVNAQGRAFLLDEHLYPLASLSSETGKSRLLEIVRVELKKLGNEINTSEKRFSFAVVTKKPLSRENWNAMVTIYTHPNLKEKTYLITLFPYSFYLSGVITGNSKSAMVFAWAILLSLILAAVMAEFVTRPVLSFAKASKSLARGDWNYPVDESMIAELKDLSEAFRFMSSELKQSFERVEESQRLVMETNSNLEEKIGQRTEALIESNRSLVEMIETKEKILIDLHNTQTQLLMSEKLAALGQFAAGITHELNTPLGAITSSVRAMSEILKNDITDLPLFLESLNLSEREDFRYLLHLSVSFGSRNSGLLNRAEKKERLGILNSHQIENPEEIMEDLTSLGILQLDEPLLNVLKKPRSGIILQNVLILGSLYRLVYVVQTATEKASHVINALKHYLHTDRLETETKFQNVHIPTEIDSILTLYQAKIKNDVEIIKFYSTSDYCLAERDKLNQVWINIINNALQAMEYRGKLKISVTSDAKSVITSILDSGKGIAPEIRDKIFLPFFTTKKHGEGIGLGLDICKQIVEKMKGTIEFSSDDHGTEFRVYLPKVVEGERV from the coding sequence ATGGTTGAGATTATTGTTTGGATCGAACTTGTTATTTCAAACATCCCATTGCCTATTTTGGAGGTATGGGGCCGGTTCTCTTTTTTACTCGGTTCTATCATTTCTGTATTCGCCTTTACTGGTTTTACCTTCCGGAATGGAAAAACCTTTCGAATTTCTAGAGAGGTCTGGAATTGGAACCTCACGAGTTTTTATTGGTTTCTCATCACCTTTGTTACTATCTTTCTCACTGGATATTTAGGAAGTTCTATTGTCCTGATCCCCGGGGCCCAAACTCTCGAAAGCCTAAAGGACCTTTCTGTTTTCCTCTGTTTGAATTTTTTCGGATACCCTGCCTTACTAGCAGTTCCTTTTGCTTATGGCCTTTCTGATTTGATTGAGGGTGTGCCACCAGAATTTCTCTGGGACTGGTTACCCGGTTACTTTATCAACCCAAGTTTATTTTGGCTATCATACCAAATGATTGGAAAGTCACCTGACTTTCGTAAGTTTCGAATTTGGGTTTATTATTTTTTATTTGTCCTACTCTTTTTATTTCTCGAACCATTTTTATGGGGTTATTTATGTTCGGAACAATTTGGAGCTGAAATTTCCTACCACACTATAAGTTCAGCTCTTCTTTTCACTACAGGCATTACTTGGATTTTGGCCCCGTTTGTGATGTTAGTCACTTTCCCTGTTGTTAGAAGGTTTGGATTGTTTTGGGCAGAAGTTCCGGGCCAAGTCAAAGAAGTCACTCTTTCCGATCCTCAAATTATCTGGAAGTCGGGACCAAAGATGGATCCTTTTCAAACTGAGTCGGATCTAAGGTCGGGAATTTCATTGCAGTTATTCATTGTTACACCTTTTGTTTGTTTGGTTTTGGTTCTAGTCGGTTTTACTGCTTATATAACTCTTAAAAATGCAGAAGAATCTGCCTTTCAAATGGTAGAGGTCTTACACAGACAATGGTCAAAGAATATTGGCCTTAGTTTGGATCGGTATTTATCTTTAGGTCCTTCGACTAACAAAGAGGTCAGTGATGACAGTAGTTTAGGAAAAGTTTTAGATGATTCCAAAGTCAATGCACAAGGCCGAGCATTTTTGCTCGATGAACATTTGTATCCATTAGCATCTCTTTCTTCGGAGACTGGAAAATCGAGATTACTCGAAATTGTTCGAGTAGAGCTAAAGAAACTGGGAAACGAAATTAATACTTCTGAAAAACGATTTAGTTTTGCAGTAGTGACCAAAAAACCACTTTCCCGAGAGAACTGGAATGCCATGGTCACCATCTACACTCATCCTAATTTAAAAGAAAAAACCTATCTAATCACATTGTTTCCTTACTCTTTTTATTTGAGTGGAGTCATTACTGGAAATAGTAAATCTGCCATGGTTTTTGCGTGGGCCATCCTCCTTAGTTTAATTCTGGCAGCTGTGATGGCTGAGTTTGTGACAAGACCTGTTCTTTCTTTTGCAAAAGCATCGAAATCTCTTGCGAGGGGAGATTGGAATTATCCCGTTGATGAAAGCATGATTGCAGAACTCAAAGATCTATCGGAGGCATTTCGTTTTATGTCCTCGGAACTCAAACAAAGTTTTGAGCGTGTGGAAGAAAGCCAACGTCTGGTGATGGAGACCAATTCCAATTTGGAAGAAAAAATTGGACAAAGGACGGAGGCTTTAATTGAAAGCAATCGTAGTCTTGTAGAGATGATAGAGACAAAGGAAAAAATCCTTATCGATTTACACAATACACAAACACAGCTTTTGATGAGCGAAAAATTAGCAGCTCTCGGGCAATTTGCTGCTGGGATTACTCATGAGCTCAACACTCCGCTTGGAGCCATTACCTCTAGTGTCCGCGCCATGTCTGAGATTTTAAAAAATGATATCACTGACTTACCATTGTTTTTAGAATCGTTGAATCTTTCAGAAAGGGAAGACTTCCGATACTTACTACATTTAAGTGTATCTTTTGGATCACGTAATTCGGGACTACTCAACCGAGCAGAGAAAAAAGAACGATTAGGAATTTTGAATTCGCATCAAATTGAAAATCCAGAAGAGATAATGGAAGATCTAACTTCACTAGGGATCTTACAATTGGATGAACCACTTCTTAACGTTTTAAAGAAACCAAGGTCTGGAATTATTTTACAAAATGTTCTGATTCTAGGTAGTTTATACCGTTTGGTGTATGTGGTTCAAACGGCAACAGAAAAAGCATCGCATGTAATCAACGCCCTCAAACATTATCTACATACCGATCGGTTAGAAACGGAAACAAAGTTTCAAAATGTTCACATTCCTACGGAAATAGATTCAATTCTAACATTGTATCAGGCAAAAATAAAAAACGATGTTGAAATTATAAAATTCTATTCCACATCTGATTATTGTTTGGCGGAAAGAGATAAACTCAATCAAGTTTGGATCAATATTATCAACAATGCATTACAAGCCATGGAGTATCGCGGAAAATTAAAAATTTCCGTGACATCGGATGCGAAATCTGTCATAACATCCATTTTGGATTCTGGAAAAGGAATTGCGCCCGAAATTCGCGATAAGATCTTTTTACCTTTTTTTACTACAAAAAAACATGGAGAAGGGATTGGGCTTGGGCTTGACATTTGTAAACAAATCGTAGAAAAAATGAAGGGCACAATCGAATTCTCGTCAGATGATCATGGAACCGAATTCAGAGTGTATTTACCAAAGGTAGTAGAAGGGGAAAGAGTTTGA
- a CDS encoding replication-associated recombination protein A, with the protein MDSLFSQNKQVPLAHAVRPKNWSEFVGQTQVVQSLKSIPKPTSILFYGPPGSGKTTLAHLLTQTWSLEKRYLSCVTSGLKEVREVLEEAKRRGTIVLFLDEIHRFSSSQQDALLSAVEEGEIILIAATTENPSFRVNKALLSRMLVYRLTSLSEADENFIFESCLTKLNHKRTFPEDLKKELFRRSSGDARKLLGYLERILNATEETDKITESKLAEILGENVIFYDKNSESHYDIISAFIKSLRGSDPDAALFYLALMIEGGEDPLFIARRLVIFASEDVGNASVHALPLAIATWQAVERVGMPEGRIPLGQCTTFLASAPKSNASYLAIDKALQLVRERKREFQIPNHLRNAPTATHKKEGAGKDYQYPHDYPEHFVREKYFPDSFYPNPPQFYEPTNQGMEKNLKDQLRKLWGEKK; encoded by the coding sequence TTGGATTCTCTCTTTTCTCAAAACAAACAAGTTCCCTTAGCCCATGCAGTGCGACCCAAAAATTGGTCCGAGTTTGTGGGCCAAACCCAAGTGGTTCAATCTCTCAAATCCATCCCTAAACCCACCTCTATTCTGTTCTACGGCCCACCAGGCTCTGGCAAAACTACTTTGGCACACCTGCTCACACAAACTTGGAGTTTGGAAAAACGGTATTTGAGTTGTGTGACCAGTGGTTTGAAAGAAGTGAGAGAGGTTTTAGAGGAAGCCAAACGCCGAGGAACTATTGTTTTGTTTTTAGATGAGATCCATCGTTTCTCTTCCTCACAACAAGATGCACTTCTGTCTGCAGTAGAAGAAGGGGAAATTATTTTAATTGCGGCGACCACAGAAAACCCTAGTTTTCGTGTGAATAAAGCTCTTCTTTCCCGAATGCTTGTGTATCGGCTCACCTCTCTCTCCGAGGCAGACGAAAACTTTATTTTTGAATCCTGCTTAACCAAACTAAATCACAAACGAACTTTCCCAGAAGATTTAAAAAAAGAACTTTTCCGTAGAAGTTCTGGGGATGCGAGAAAACTTCTGGGGTATTTGGAACGTATCTTAAATGCTACGGAAGAAACTGACAAGATCACCGAATCAAAGTTAGCTGAAATTTTGGGTGAAAATGTTATTTTTTATGACAAAAATAGTGAAAGCCATTATGATATTATCTCTGCCTTTATCAAATCCCTTCGAGGAAGTGATCCTGATGCCGCACTATTTTATTTGGCGCTGATGATCGAAGGGGGAGAAGACCCACTTTTTATAGCGAGAAGGCTTGTGATTTTTGCGAGTGAAGATGTGGGGAATGCTAGTGTCCATGCCCTTCCTCTCGCTATTGCCACTTGGCAGGCAGTGGAAAGAGTGGGGATGCCAGAAGGAAGGATCCCTTTGGGGCAATGTACAACTTTTCTTGCATCGGCTCCAAAATCTAATGCTAGTTATTTGGCGATTGACAAGGCACTACAACTTGTCAGAGAAAGGAAAAGAGAATTCCAAATTCCAAACCATTTGCGAAATGCACCTACTGCCACTCATAAAAAAGAAGGGGCAGGTAAAGATTACCAGTACCCGCATGACTATCCTGAACATTTTGTTCGGGAAAAATACTTTCCTGATTCTTTTTATCCAAATCCCCCTCAGTTTTATGAACCAACAAACCAAGGAATGGAGAAGAATCTAAAAGACCAGTTGCGAAAACTCTGGGGCGAAAAGAAGTAA
- the cimA gene encoding (R)-citramalate synthase CimA, whose product MTESNSTIEILDVTLRDGEQTNGVSFSWQQKLNITKHLLKDLKTDRVEIASARVSPGEFEAVKKIVEWSKSEGLLDRIEILGFVDIDKTVEWMKGTGVRVLNLLTKGSLNHLTNQLRKTPAEHFLDIQKTVENASASGIAVNVYLEDWSNGYLHSRDYVLEYLSVVSKFPVSKFYLADTLGVLSPLEVRTAITDLVKEFPKLWFEFHGHNDYDLAVANCLEAVRAGVQGLHVAVNGLGERAGNSPLEAVVTALHDKTKFRTSVVEREITNASRLVEIFSGKRISDNRPIVGEDVFTQTAGVHADGDKKGNLYANPILPERFGRSRVYALGKLAGKASITENLKQLGMVLSPEIEKKVLERVIELGDQNKTVTKEDLPYIISDITGENLEASFRIETCTVTSGLGVKPKAEVKVNYQGKYFEASGEGDGGYDAFMNALGKILKELNIKIPKLYDYEVRIPPGGNTNALVETVITWKGDGDTHPIRTIGIDSDQQVAAIKATERLLHILLGNV is encoded by the coding sequence ATGACCGAATCTAACTCTACTATTGAAATCCTGGATGTCACTTTGCGTGACGGGGAACAAACCAACGGTGTCTCTTTTTCTTGGCAGCAAAAATTAAATATCACCAAACATTTATTAAAAGATCTAAAAACCGATCGAGTGGAAATTGCCAGTGCTCGTGTTTCCCCGGGCGAATTTGAAGCTGTAAAAAAAATTGTGGAATGGTCTAAATCGGAAGGCCTACTCGACCGTATCGAAATTTTAGGATTCGTGGATATTGATAAAACGGTGGAATGGATGAAAGGAACGGGAGTTCGAGTCCTTAACCTTTTGACAAAAGGTTCGCTAAACCACCTAACCAACCAACTACGAAAAACACCTGCCGAGCATTTTTTAGACATCCAAAAGACAGTAGAAAATGCAAGTGCTTCTGGAATTGCAGTGAATGTTTATCTGGAAGATTGGTCCAATGGATATTTGCATTCTCGTGATTATGTTTTAGAATATTTGAGTGTTGTATCAAAGTTTCCTGTGAGTAAATTTTACTTAGCGGATACACTGGGTGTATTGTCTCCTTTGGAAGTGAGAACTGCCATCACAGATCTTGTGAAAGAGTTCCCGAAATTATGGTTTGAGTTTCATGGTCACAATGACTATGATTTGGCGGTTGCCAATTGTTTGGAAGCGGTGCGAGCTGGGGTTCAGGGTCTTCATGTGGCCGTAAATGGACTTGGAGAAAGGGCAGGGAACTCACCCTTAGAAGCTGTGGTCACTGCACTTCATGACAAAACAAAATTCAGAACTTCGGTAGTAGAAAGAGAAATCACAAATGCGTCGAGGCTTGTCGAAATTTTTTCCGGCAAACGAATCTCTGACAATCGCCCGATTGTGGGAGAAGATGTATTCACACAAACGGCTGGGGTTCATGCCGATGGTGACAAAAAAGGAAATTTATATGCCAATCCTATTTTACCAGAAAGGTTTGGGAGAAGCCGTGTTTACGCATTAGGAAAGTTAGCTGGTAAAGCAAGCATCACTGAAAACTTAAAACAGTTGGGAATGGTTCTTTCTCCTGAAATCGAAAAAAAGGTTTTAGAAAGGGTGATTGAACTTGGTGACCAAAACAAAACTGTCACTAAAGAAGACCTTCCTTATATCATCTCCGATATCACTGGCGAAAATTTAGAAGCTAGTTTTCGTATCGAAACTTGCACTGTGACAAGCGGGCTCGGTGTGAAACCCAAGGCCGAAGTAAAGGTCAATTACCAAGGAAAGTATTTTGAAGCGAGTGGTGAAGGCGACGGTGGATACGATGCCTTCATGAATGCTTTAGGTAAAATTTTAAAAGAACTCAATATCAAAATTCCAAAACTCTATGACTATGAGGTGAGGATTCCGCCAGGTGGGAATACCAATGCCCTTGTTGAGACCGTCATTACTTGGAAAGGGGATGGAGATACACATCCCATCAGAACGATTGGAATTGACTCTGACCAACAAGTGGCCGCCATAAAAGCCACAGAACGATTATTACATATTTTACTCGGAAACGTATGA